The proteins below are encoded in one region of Sulfuricurvum sp.:
- a CDS encoding response regulator transcription factor, which yields MSSLIVIVEDEKDILELMEYHLAKEGFETIGFLTTKHVQEVLEEEHVDLILMDRNLPGAEGSEFVESLRKKGIHTPVIFVSAKHKDEDIEQGFERGGDDYITKPFSMKELVLRVKAMLRRTKKLSSEGNLTYRDIVLNLAARSVTIEGENIELTKLEFDLLHALIVNQNVVLDRDYLLEHVWGGEEVFQDRTVNVAINRLKEKIDPDKTKEYIKTVRGVGYTLC from the coding sequence GTGAGTTCGTTAATTGTGATCGTCGAAGATGAAAAAGATATTTTGGAACTGATGGAGTATCATCTTGCCAAAGAAGGTTTTGAAACGATCGGTTTTTTAACGACGAAACATGTCCAGGAAGTTTTAGAAGAAGAACATGTTGATTTGATATTAATGGATCGCAATCTCCCCGGTGCCGAGGGGAGTGAGTTTGTCGAGTCACTCCGTAAAAAAGGGATTCATACTCCCGTCATCTTTGTCAGTGCCAAACATAAAGATGAAGATATCGAGCAAGGATTTGAGCGCGGCGGAGACGATTATATTACCAAACCTTTCAGCATGAAAGAGCTTGTACTCCGGGTCAAGGCGATGCTGCGCCGTACAAAAAAACTCTCATCCGAGGGGAATCTCACCTACCGCGATATTGTTCTCAATCTCGCGGCACGTTCTGTAACGATAGAAGGTGAAAACATCGAACTGACCAAACTCGAATTTGATCTTCTTCATGCATTGATTGTAAACCAAAATGTCGTTTTGGACCGCGATTACCTCCTCGAACACGTCTGGGGAGGCGAAGAAGTATTCCAAGACCGTACCGTAAACGTCGCCATCAACCGTCTCAAAGAAAAAATTGATCCCGACAAGACCAAAGAATATATTAAAACCGTACGGGGAGTCGGATATACCCTGTGCTAA
- a CDS encoding PhoU domain-containing protein, which yields MLPRYENKLNEIRGMISTLLSQIIHSSEETLHAFENDNIDLYETSRVYLKNLQLDANKIDNEIIKTFALFGPEADELRLLVAYLKMTNEIDRIGDAVKKYSKRLHDHCAGGCDMTVLSSAIVQLHKTTLHALQYIAECLQDMERCDADDVYRKVMVEESKNDDLFSIMEKELLTLIINANELSIEYVKVLGTLRKLERIGDRAVNIASLMLYAQKGGEIQLYN from the coding sequence ATGCTACCACGCTATGAAAACAAACTGAACGAAATCCGTGGAATGATTTCAACTCTACTATCTCAAATCATCCACTCAAGCGAAGAGACTCTCCACGCTTTCGAAAACGACAACATTGATTTGTACGAGACGTCACGGGTCTATCTCAAAAATCTTCAACTTGACGCCAATAAGATCGACAATGAAATCATCAAAACCTTTGCCCTTTTCGGTCCTGAAGCGGACGAATTACGCTTATTGGTAGCGTATTTGAAAATGACCAACGAAATCGACCGCATCGGCGATGCGGTTAAAAAATACAGCAAACGTTTGCATGACCATTGTGCCGGCGGATGCGATATGACTGTTTTAAGCAGTGCAATTGTTCAACTGCACAAAACGACTCTGCATGCGCTACAATACATTGCAGAATGTTTGCAAGACATGGAACGATGCGACGCAGATGATGTGTATCGCAAAGTCATGGTTGAAGAGTCTAAAAACGATGATCTTTTTTCAATTATGGAAAAAGAGCTTTTAACCCTGATTATCAATGCCAATGAACTCTCAATCGAATACGTCAAAGTGTTGGGAACATTGCGCAAATTGGAGCGTATCGGTGATCGTGCCGTTAATATCGCTTCGCTCATGCTCTACGCACAAAAAGGCGGAGAGATTCAACTCTACAACTAA
- a CDS encoding HAMP domain-containing sensor histidine kinase, which produces MLRIHQLFFLNILGLFTAALLVASVISFYTLKTMIIEDGKERLIQSIELLEPQIVASNDLDSLAHSIAQKAHLRLTVVAENGVVIAESDTDKKTMENHSNRVEIMESMRKPYGITIRYSKTLKTDFVYVAKKISTPHGILYFRLSMSLKGVMDHFYTLWIKLFIAFTVLVAIALVIAYKISKKARHDILQITHYLDQISAKNYKAILKPEYFREFLQISIMLKNLVKKLQNRDKQKRKHTAKLRLINKQQNDILSAISHEFKNPIAAIMGYAETLHDDLNIDPKIREKFLDKILANTHRVTLMLDRLALSVKLENNDLSIKPTLFDISEVCHESISILQIKYPSRSIKYMGLSKTVYADRTMIELIITNLIDNALKYSEEEVSVTLSDHSFSVTDKGIGIAHSELDKVTSKFYRVHKNRWDNSMGLGLSIVSYILKLHDSTLTIESTLGVGSTFGFSLDSLIQKNKLTKK; this is translated from the coding sequence GTGCTAAGAATCCATCAGCTTTTTTTCCTCAATATATTAGGTCTCTTTACCGCCGCCCTTTTGGTTGCCTCGGTTATTAGTTTTTATACCCTCAAAACAATGATTATCGAGGATGGTAAAGAGCGGCTTATACAAAGTATTGAGCTTCTTGAACCCCAAATCGTTGCTTCTAACGATCTCGATTCTCTCGCCCACTCTATCGCACAAAAAGCCCATCTGCGTTTAACGGTCGTTGCAGAAAACGGAGTGGTCATAGCTGAAAGCGACACCGATAAAAAAACGATGGAAAATCATTCGAACCGTGTTGAAATCATGGAGTCGATGCGAAAGCCTTACGGAATTACGATTCGCTACTCCAAAACTCTAAAAACCGACTTTGTTTATGTTGCAAAAAAAATATCCACTCCGCACGGCATACTCTATTTTCGTCTTTCCATGAGTTTAAAAGGAGTTATGGACCACTTCTATACGCTTTGGATCAAACTCTTTATCGCCTTTACCGTGTTGGTTGCCATTGCACTTGTTATCGCCTATAAAATATCGAAAAAAGCACGTCATGATATTTTGCAAATAACCCATTATTTAGATCAAATCTCCGCTAAAAACTATAAAGCCATTCTCAAACCCGAATATTTCCGCGAGTTTTTACAAATTTCGATAATGCTCAAAAACTTGGTCAAAAAGCTCCAAAACCGCGATAAACAAAAACGTAAGCACACTGCCAAACTTCGTCTCATCAACAAACAACAAAATGATATTCTCTCAGCCATCAGCCACGAGTTTAAAAATCCGATTGCCGCGATCATGGGATATGCCGAGACATTGCACGATGACTTGAATATTGATCCTAAAATCAGAGAAAAATTTCTGGACAAAATTCTTGCCAATACCCATCGAGTAACCCTCATGCTAGACCGCTTAGCACTCTCTGTCAAACTTGAAAACAACGATCTCTCGATCAAACCGACCCTATTTGACATCTCCGAAGTTTGCCATGAATCGATCTCTATTTTGCAGATCAAATATCCTTCACGTTCTATCAAGTATATGGGGCTTTCCAAAACCGTATACGCCGATCGAACGATGATCGAACTCATCATTACCAACCTTATCGATAATGCGCTCAAATATTCCGAAGAAGAGGTAAGTGTTACCCTTAGCGATCATAGTTTTAGCGTTACCGACAAAGGGATCGGTATCGCTCACTCAGAGCTCGATAAAGTCACCTCTAAATTTTATCGTGTCCATAAAAACCGCTGGGACAATTCAATGGGGCTGGGGCTCTCTATCGTCAGCTATATCCTCAAGCTCCATGATTCCACCCTCACTATCGAGAGTACATTGGGAGTCGGTTCAACATTTGGCTTTTCGCTTGATTCTTTAATCCAAAAAAACAAACTGACCAAAAAATGA